A genomic window from Blastococcus saxobsidens DD2 includes:
- a CDS encoding DUF881 domain-containing protein has protein sequence MAAVATAAVTVAFGFALTTQIRSTAEPQDEVVGREEDLVVILDEINQREETLRQQLGETRQTVEDLSSGRQESGAALEEARSRAEAIGILAGTLPAGGPGLRLTVQDPDGAVPPSVILGAIQELRGAGAEALEVDGVRIVVSSAVTGTPGDLRIDGQPLSAPYEFRAIGPPAAMEVALNVSGGVVADIGRVGGEARVEQVDSLVVDAVVD, from the coding sequence GTGGCCGCCGTGGCGACCGCCGCGGTCACCGTGGCCTTCGGGTTCGCCCTCACCACCCAGATCCGGAGCACCGCCGAACCCCAGGACGAGGTCGTCGGGCGCGAGGAGGACCTCGTGGTCATCCTCGACGAGATCAACCAGCGGGAGGAGACCCTCCGCCAGCAGCTCGGCGAGACCCGCCAGACCGTCGAGGACCTCAGCAGCGGTCGGCAGGAGTCCGGCGCGGCGCTGGAGGAGGCGCGCTCCCGCGCGGAGGCGATCGGCATCCTCGCCGGCACCCTGCCGGCCGGCGGGCCGGGCCTCCGCCTGACCGTCCAGGACCCCGACGGAGCCGTGCCCCCGTCGGTGATCCTGGGTGCGATCCAGGAGCTGCGGGGCGCCGGCGCGGAGGCCCTGGAGGTGGACGGCGTGCGGATCGTCGTCTCCAGCGCCGTCACCGGCACCCCCGGCGACCTGCGCATCGACGGGCAGCCCCTTAGCGCGCCCTATGAGTTCCGCGCCATCGGGCCGCCCGCGGCGATGGAGGTCGCGCTGAACGTCTCCGGCGGGGTCGTCGCCGACATCGGTCGGGTCGGCGGCGAGGCCCGCGTCGAGCAGGTCGACTCCCTCGTCGTGGACGCCGTCGTCGATTGA
- the fahA gene encoding fumarylacetoacetase, translating into MTVPETWVALPEGTGFGIDNLPLGVFLGGGGPGFRHGVAIGEHVLDLFGMTGLPVHRTRTLDPFLVAGPGAWRDLREQVTEWLTDDRHRTRVEPHLLRQDAVQLCRPIGVADYVDFYSSRAHAENVGRLFRPDTDPLPPNWRHLPIGYHGRAGTVQVSGTPVVRPCGQLGPPADGLPPFGPTRRLDFEAEVGFVVGAPSEPGNRVPVAAFPAHVFGVCLVNDWSARDLQAWEYVPLGPFLGKSFHTSMSPWIVPLAALEAARVPPPPRETELLPYLRDGDAPWGLDLTLEVRINGQLVSRPPFRDMYWTPAQQLAHLTVNGAALLTGELFASGTVSGAAPDQWGSLLELTANGAQPLTLADGSTRTFLEDGDTVRITASAPGPDGGRIGFGEVAGRVEPARQ; encoded by the coding sequence GTGACCGTGCCGGAGACCTGGGTCGCGCTGCCGGAGGGCACCGGGTTCGGCATCGACAACCTGCCGCTCGGGGTGTTCCTCGGCGGGGGAGGACCCGGCTTCCGGCACGGCGTCGCGATCGGCGAGCACGTGCTCGACCTGTTCGGGATGACCGGGCTCCCGGTGCACCGGACGCGGACCCTCGACCCGTTCCTCGTCGCCGGCCCGGGTGCCTGGCGGGACCTGCGGGAGCAGGTCACGGAGTGGCTCACCGACGATCGGCACCGCACACGCGTCGAGCCCCACCTCCTCCGGCAGGACGCCGTGCAGCTGTGCCGCCCGATCGGCGTCGCCGACTACGTCGACTTCTACAGCTCCAGGGCCCACGCCGAGAACGTCGGCCGGCTGTTCCGCCCGGACACCGACCCGCTGCCGCCGAACTGGCGGCACCTGCCGATCGGCTACCACGGGCGCGCGGGGACGGTGCAGGTCTCGGGCACGCCGGTGGTGCGGCCGTGCGGCCAGCTCGGCCCGCCCGCCGACGGGCTGCCACCGTTCGGCCCGACCCGCCGGCTGGACTTCGAGGCCGAGGTCGGGTTCGTGGTGGGCGCACCCTCCGAGCCGGGGAACCGGGTGCCGGTGGCGGCCTTCCCCGCGCACGTGTTCGGCGTCTGCCTGGTCAACGACTGGTCGGCCCGCGACCTGCAGGCCTGGGAGTACGTGCCGTTGGGCCCGTTCCTCGGCAAGTCCTTCCACACGTCGATGTCGCCGTGGATCGTGCCGCTGGCCGCGCTCGAGGCCGCCCGTGTCCCGCCGCCGCCCCGGGAGACCGAGCTGCTGCCCTACCTGCGCGACGGCGACGCCCCGTGGGGGCTGGACCTCACGCTCGAGGTGCGGATCAACGGGCAGCTGGTCAGCCGGCCGCCGTTCCGCGACATGTACTGGACGCCGGCCCAGCAGCTCGCGCACCTGACCGTGAACGGCGCCGCGCTGCTGACGGGAGAGCTGTTCGCCTCCGGCACGGTCAGCGGCGCCGCGCCCGACCAGTGGGGGTCGCTGCTCGAGCTGACGGCGAACGGCGCGCAGCCGCTGACCCTCGCCGACGGCTCCACCCGCACGTTCCTCGAGGACGGCGACACCGTGCGCATCACCGCCTCCGCCCCCGGGCCCGACGGCGGCCGGATCGGCTTCGGGGAGGTCGCCGGACGAGTGGAACCCGCGAGGCAGTGA
- the hppD gene encoding 4-hydroxyphenylpyruvate dioxygenase: MSLDQALNDEERMAGLDLRQLEQLVGLVEYDPSADPFPVAGWDALVWVVGNAVQTAHFFQSAFGMELVAYSGPETGNRDHHAYVLRSGAARFVVQGAYDPDSPLADHHRAHGDGIVDIALAVPDVDRCVAQAHAQGATVLDEPHDLTDEHGTVRMASIAAYGDTRHTLVDRSRYTGRYLPGYVAKASSYVPRPGRPKRLFQAVDHVVGNVELGAMDRWVEFYNRVMGFTNMAEFIGDDIATDYSALMSKVVANGNHRVKFPLNEPAIATKKSQIDEYLEFYRGPGAQHVALATNDILATVDAMTAEGLEFLATPASYYEDPELRARIGTVRVPIEELQRRGILVDRDEDGYLLQIFTRPTGDRPTVFFELIERHGSLGFGKGNFKALFEAIEREQERRGNF, from the coding sequence ATGAGTCTCGACCAGGCCCTGAACGACGAGGAGCGCATGGCGGGGCTGGACCTCCGGCAGCTGGAGCAGCTGGTCGGGCTGGTCGAGTACGACCCGTCGGCCGACCCGTTCCCGGTGGCCGGGTGGGACGCCCTGGTGTGGGTGGTGGGCAACGCGGTGCAGACGGCGCACTTCTTCCAGTCGGCCTTCGGGATGGAACTCGTGGCCTACTCCGGGCCGGAGACCGGCAACCGCGACCACCACGCCTACGTCCTCCGCTCGGGGGCTGCCCGGTTCGTCGTCCAGGGCGCCTACGACCCGGACAGCCCGCTGGCCGACCACCACCGGGCGCACGGCGACGGCATCGTCGACATCGCCCTCGCCGTCCCCGACGTCGACCGGTGCGTCGCCCAGGCCCACGCCCAGGGGGCCACCGTGCTGGATGAGCCGCACGACCTGACCGACGAGCACGGCACGGTGCGGATGGCCTCCATCGCGGCCTACGGCGACACCCGGCACACGCTGGTCGACCGGTCCCGCTACACCGGCCGCTATCTGCCGGGGTACGTGGCGAAGGCGTCGTCGTACGTGCCGCGTCCCGGGCGGCCGAAGCGGCTGTTCCAGGCGGTCGACCACGTCGTCGGCAACGTCGAGCTCGGTGCCATGGACCGCTGGGTGGAGTTCTACAACCGCGTCATGGGCTTCACGAACATGGCCGAGTTCATCGGCGACGACATCGCGACCGACTACTCGGCGCTGATGAGCAAGGTCGTGGCCAACGGCAACCACCGGGTCAAGTTCCCCTTGAACGAGCCGGCGATCGCCACGAAGAAGTCGCAGATCGACGAGTACCTCGAGTTCTACCGCGGGCCCGGCGCCCAGCACGTCGCGCTGGCCACCAACGACATCCTGGCCACCGTCGACGCGATGACCGCCGAGGGCTTGGAGTTCCTCGCGACGCCGGCGTCCTACTACGAGGACCCGGAACTGCGGGCCCGCATCGGCACCGTCCGCGTGCCGATCGAGGAACTGCAGCGGCGAGGCATCCTGGTCGACCGGGACGAGGACGGCTACCTGCTGCAGATCTTCACCCGGCCCACCGGCGACCGGCCCACGGTGTTCTTCGAGCTGATCGAGCGGCACGGCTCGCTCGGCTTCGGCAAGGGCAACTTCAAGGCGCTCTTCGAGGCCATCGAGCGCGAGCAGGAGCGACGCGGCAACTTCTGA
- a CDS encoding SgcJ/EcaC family oxidoreductase, translating into MTAAHPQDTQIRSLYAEFIDGWNRRSGAAVAAGFADDGDIIGFDGSHHRGRLSIAADLRQVFGSHQTPAYVAVVRSVRPVAPDVAMLTAHAGMIPAGGSDLDPALNAVHTMIAADEGRGRWRISLFQATPAAWHQHPEAREALTDELRGLLIPQ; encoded by the coding sequence GTGACCGCAGCGCACCCGCAGGACACCCAGATCCGTTCGCTCTACGCCGAGTTCATCGACGGGTGGAACCGGCGCAGCGGCGCAGCGGTGGCGGCCGGGTTCGCCGACGACGGCGACATCATCGGGTTCGACGGCAGCCACCACCGTGGCCGGCTGTCGATCGCCGCGGACCTGCGCCAGGTGTTCGGCTCACACCAGACGCCTGCCTACGTCGCGGTGGTCCGCTCCGTCCGCCCGGTCGCACCGGACGTCGCGATGCTGACCGCGCACGCGGGGATGATCCCGGCCGGCGGGAGCGACCTGGACCCGGCCCTCAACGCCGTGCACACCATGATCGCCGCGGACGAGGGGCGTGGCCGGTGGCGCATCTCGCTCTTCCAGGCGACCCCGGCCGCCTGGCACCAGCACCCCGAGGCCCGTGAGGCGCTCACCGACGAGTTGCGGGGCCTGCTCATCCCGCAGTGA
- a CDS encoding homogentisate 1,2-dioxygenase, with translation MAFYRRVGEVPRKRHTQFRRPDGRLYAEELMGEEGFSSGSTLLYHRGVPSSLVDARPWELPDQTTTPNSPLVPRHLKLPDLFPGEETMPAPERRAVDPVTGRRLVLGNADVRISYAVSRLPSPLYRNAVGDECVFVERGTATVETVFGSLDVGPGDYVVLPRATTHQWLPTGDEPLRTYAIEATGHIAPPKRYLSKYGQFLEHAPYCERDLRGPGEPLLAEGTDVEVYVKHRGAGPGGLAGTVHVVPEHPFDVVGWDGCLYPYAFNVADFEPITGRVHQPPPVHQVFQGPNFVICTFVPRKVDYHPLAVPVPYYHSNVDSDEIMFYVDGDYEARKGSGIGKGSVTVHPGGHSHGPQPAAVERSLGAEYFDELAVMVDTFRPLGLGEGGRAVDDGRYAWSWSGRGPAA, from the coding sequence ATGGCGTTCTACCGGCGGGTGGGCGAGGTCCCGCGCAAGCGGCATACGCAGTTCCGCCGTCCCGACGGGCGGTTGTACGCCGAGGAGCTGATGGGGGAGGAGGGCTTCTCGTCGGGCTCCACGCTGCTCTACCACCGTGGTGTGCCGTCGTCGCTGGTCGATGCCCGGCCGTGGGAGCTGCCCGACCAGACGACGACGCCGAACAGCCCGCTGGTGCCCCGGCACCTGAAGCTGCCCGACCTCTTCCCGGGCGAGGAGACCATGCCGGCTCCGGAGCGCAGGGCCGTCGACCCGGTGACCGGCCGCCGGCTGGTCCTGGGCAACGCCGACGTGCGCATCTCCTACGCCGTGAGCCGCCTGCCCTCCCCGCTGTACCGCAACGCCGTGGGTGACGAGTGCGTCTTCGTGGAGCGCGGGACGGCGACGGTGGAGACGGTGTTCGGCTCGCTCGACGTGGGCCCTGGCGACTACGTCGTCCTCCCGCGGGCGACGACGCACCAGTGGCTGCCGACCGGCGACGAGCCGCTGCGCACCTACGCGATCGAGGCCACCGGCCACATCGCCCCGCCGAAGCGCTACCTGTCGAAGTACGGGCAGTTCCTCGAGCACGCGCCCTACTGCGAGCGGGACCTGCGCGGGCCGGGCGAGCCGCTGCTGGCCGAGGGCACCGACGTCGAGGTGTACGTGAAGCACCGCGGCGCCGGGCCGGGCGGGCTGGCCGGCACGGTCCACGTCGTCCCGGAGCACCCATTCGACGTCGTCGGCTGGGACGGCTGCCTGTACCCGTACGCCTTCAACGTCGCCGACTTCGAGCCGATCACCGGCCGGGTGCACCAGCCGCCGCCGGTGCACCAGGTCTTCCAGGGGCCGAACTTCGTCATCTGCACCTTCGTGCCCCGCAAGGTCGACTACCACCCGCTGGCGGTGCCGGTGCCCTACTACCACTCGAACGTCGACTCCGACGAGATCATGTTCTACGTGGACGGCGACTACGAGGCCCGGAAGGGCTCGGGCATCGGAAAGGGGTCGGTGACCGTGCACCCGGGCGGGCACTCGCACGGGCCGCAGCCGGCCGCGGTGGAGCGCTCGCTGGGCGCGGAGTACTTCGACGAGCTCGCCGTCATGGTGGACACCTTCCGCCCGCTGGGCCTGGGGGAGGGCGGGAGGGCCGTGGACGACGGCCGCTACGCCTGGTCCTGGTCGGGCCGGGGCCCCGCGGCGTGA
- a CDS encoding Lrp/AsnC family transcriptional regulator: protein MAEQVLDTLDVALLEALREHPRAGLQEIARIVGVARATATARLQRMERTGVVTGFGPDVDVTAAGFGVQAFVTLEIAQGALEEVHRELAALPGILEAHATTGRGDVLCRVAASSHEALQQILVQLNHSASVVRSTSVVALSCVVPWRTLPLLRSEAAPGSGRSPSYR from the coding sequence ATGGCCGAGCAGGTCCTCGACACGTTGGACGTCGCCCTGCTGGAGGCTCTGCGCGAGCATCCGCGGGCGGGTCTGCAGGAGATCGCGCGGATCGTCGGGGTCGCCCGCGCCACGGCCACGGCGCGACTGCAGCGGATGGAACGGACCGGCGTCGTCACCGGGTTCGGCCCGGACGTCGACGTGACGGCGGCAGGATTCGGCGTCCAGGCCTTCGTCACCCTGGAGATCGCCCAGGGGGCGCTGGAGGAGGTGCACCGCGAACTGGCGGCGCTGCCGGGCATCCTCGAGGCGCACGCCACGACGGGCAGGGGCGACGTCCTGTGCCGTGTCGCAGCCTCCTCGCACGAGGCCCTGCAGCAGATCCTGGTGCAGCTGAACCACTCGGCGTCCGTCGTCCGGTCGACGAGCGTGGTGGCGCTCTCCTGCGTCGTGCCGTGGCGGACACTGCCGTTGCTGAGGTCCGAGGCGGCGCCCGGCTCGGGGCGTTCACCCAGCTACCGGTGA